The following proteins are encoded in a genomic region of Montipora foliosa isolate CH-2021 chromosome 8, ASM3666993v2, whole genome shotgun sequence:
- the LOC137967467 gene encoding G2/M phase-specific E3 ubiquitin-protein ligase-like codes for MASNDDMVARISAAVCSALRNSNSQQQDEQKLLSVEQSPVSVQLPSSFLQGSRPSREMNGGYSRSYVQAPKRRRGTSTRSLQGKTKIVTKDVVCLPYEEGDIFAIPRGGRRAQLAELGLIGKVSLNTTWDRRAVVSEISSIFRKSFKLRDEEEMPFQYLSTVPGAKKLKRPNVSVSFQWNAPEVLSLASQGALYIMTQLPVPGNKKESTVIGHISVESDEGNSDIDDFELEVPTFDRSCPFPKSSTESPPVTGPSVVSVAEPSSLSMAGPSVSSATAPMEDFRSVDEVYAALICDEFISDDEFIPESEKHALPSDEAETIEANITLREILHNLSSVITDSATSKFNISRNHIWEGTKRALNRKSFDPKNKLSVKFTDDLGISEGAVDLGGPAREFFTLVTERLVNSQLFLGGAFSKFISLNARCLEEGEYYLAGQIFAMSIVHGGPTLKCLSEICYDSVVKGTQNVNASVKDVCDYDLRVSLEKLLNTSSIKEAEQVISDAKLDLLFDMAGTFQVVKATTDIVNLVQKTVNWYVLGRSQPAYDSFKEGLRTLGVLDSILQYPHVMREAFCFKPETLSVTDFDSIFSVARACEGSNRREVENLVLAHWQDLIQDCEEQSATVSLSDILFFVSGCKHLPPQGLSCEILFLHEPEENAGMLSRFPKASTCACTLYLPVVHKTYEDFKGAMSYAVQNSRGFGMA; via the exons ATGGCTTCCAACGATGACATGGTAGCAAGAATCTCTGCTGCAGTTTGCAGTGCACTTAGAAATTCTAATTCTCAGCAACAG GACGAACAGAAGTTACTTTCTGTTGAACAATCACCAGTCAGTGTTCAGTTGCCATCGTCTTTTCTTCAAGGCTCGAGACCAAGCCGTGAAATGAATGGGGGTTATTCTCGGTCGTATGTCCAAGCGCCTAAGCGACGGCGAGGTACGTCAACAAGGTCGTtacaaggaaaaacaaaaattgtcaccaAAGATGTAGTGTGCTTGCCATATGAGGAGGGTGACATTTTTGCCATTCCACGAGGTGGGCGTAGGGCCCAATTGGCAGAGTTAGGCCTGATTGGCAAAGTGAGCCTGAATACTACATGGGACAGGAGAGCAGTTGTAAGTGAAATCTCAAGTATTTTCAGGAAATCTTTTAAGCTGAGAGATGAGGAGGAAATGCCCTTTCAGTATTTGAG CACTGTACCTGGGGCAAAAAAGCTAAAGAGGCCAAATGTTTCAGTATCCTTTCAGTGGAATGCTCCTGAGGTACTTTCTTTAGCTTCTCAAGGAGCACTTTACATTATGACTCAGCTTCCAGTCCCAGGTAATAAGAAGGAATCGACAGTGATTGGACACATCTCTGTTGAGAGTGATGAAGGAAATAGTGACATTGATGATTTTGAG CTTGAGGTTCCCACATTTGATCGGAGCTGCCCTTTTCCTAAATCAAGCACTGAATCACCACCAGTGACTGGACCTTCTGTGGTCTCAGTGGCTGAACCTTCTTCTCTGTCGATGGCAGGGCCTTCTGTCTCTTCTGCTACTGCACCAATGGAAGATTTCAG GTCGGTGGATGAAGTATATGCAGCTCTTATATGTGATGAATTCATTTCTGATGACGAATTTATCCCCGAAAGTGAAAAGCATGCTCTGCCTAGTGATGAAGCAGAAACCATTGAGGCCAACATCACGCTGAGGGAAATTCTCCATAATCTCTCATCAGTCATAACAGATTCTGCGACCTCTAAATTTAATATCAGTAGAAATCATATATGGGAGGGTACTAAGAGAGCACTCAATCGGAAGTCATTTGACCCTAAAAACAAACTGTCTGTGAAGTTTACAGATGACCTCGGAATTTCAGAAGGGGCAGTAGATCTTGGTGGTCCCGCCAGGGAGTTCTTTACACTTGTAACAGAGAGGCTGGTCAATTCTCAGCTTTTTTTGGGGGGAGCGTTCTCAAAATTTATATCTCTTAATGCAAGGTGCTTGGAGGAGGGAGAATATTATTTAGCTGGACAAATATTTGCTATGTCCATAGTTCATGGGGGTCCTACATTGAAATGCCTCTCAGAGATTTGTTATGACAGTGTAGTCAAAGGCACCCAAAATGTTAATGCTTCGGTCAAAGATGTTTGCGACTATGATCTAAGAGTGTCTCTTGAAAAATTGCTGAATACATCAAGTATAAAAGAGGCAGAACAGGTCATCAGTGATGCCAAGCTTGATTTATTGTTTGACATGGCTGGTACGTTTCAGGTGGTTAAAGCTACCACTGATATTGTTAACCTTGTCCAGAAAACTGTCAACTGGTACGTTTTAGGAAGATCACAGCCAGCTTATGACAGTTTTAAAGAGGGTCTTCGTACATTAGGGGTCTTGGACTCAATTTTGCAGTATCCACACGTGATGAGGGAAGCCTTCTGTTTCAAGCCTGAAACTTTGAGTGTGACTGACTTTGATTCCATCTTCTCGGTCGCACGTGCATGTGAAGGGTCTAATAGGAGGGAGGTTGAGAACCTCGTTCTCGCCCACTGGCAGGACTTAATTCAAGACTGTGAAGAACAGTCTGCTACAGTAAGCCTGTCGGATATCCTGTTTTTTGTGTCAGGGTGCAAACATTTACCGCCCCAGGGACTTTCTTGTGAGATATTGTTTCTTCATGAGCCAGAAGAAAATGCTGGAATGCTTTCTAGATTTCCTAAGGCAAGTACGTGCGCTTGTACCCTTTATCTCCCTGTAGTTCATAAGACATATGAAGACTTTAAGGGAGCTATGAGCTATGCTGTTCAAAATAGCCGAGGGTTTGGAATGGCATAA
- the LOC137967440 gene encoding uncharacterized protein, whose amino-acid sequence MASNDDMVARISAAVCSALRNSNSQQQRTVGRPRISLPKETIEGYFDMGYSVSQTAEACGVSRSALYCRMQQLDISYRDQFSSLDNNSLDREVRDIKINHPNCGEVMITGHLRARGVIVQRSRVRESIHRVDPQGADDRRCRRIRRRVYSVPCPNFMWHLDGNHKLIRWRFIVHVAIDGFSRLIVFCACSNNNRSQTVVTLFQRAISQYGRPLKVRTDKGGENVRVWEEMINHSPAGEMAVITGSSVHNQRVERFNRDLNIHCADVIKSELYELEHQGLLDPSNDTDLFCLHYVYVPRINQLLQEFVNAHNHHSISTENNQTPLQLFNSNQHLLPLHSVTPRDLQLFKYPLFATL is encoded by the exons ATGGCTTCCAACGATGACATGGTAGCAAGAATCTCTGCTGCAGTTTGCAGTGCACTTAGAAATTCTAATTCTCAGCAACAG AGAACTGTTGGTCGTCCCCGAATATCTCTACCAAAAGAAACTATTGAAGGCTACTTTGATATGGGTTATTCTGTGTCTCAGACTGCTGAAGCATGTGGTGTGTCGCGGTCGGCTCTGTACTGTAGAATGCAGCAACTGGATATATCCTACAGAGATCAGTTTTCTAGCCTTGACAATAACAGTTTGGACAGAGAAGTAAGAGATATCAAGATTAATCATCCGAACTGTGGAGAAGTGATGATAACCGGCCATTTAAGAGCAAGAGGAGTAATTGTCCAACGAAGTCGTGTACGCGAGTCTATTCATCGGGTTGATCCCCAAGGTGCTGATGATCGGAGATGTAGAAGAATTCGCCGTCGAGTATATTCTGTGCCTTGCCCAAATTTCATGTGGCACCTTGATGGTAATCATAAACTTATTCGTTGGCGCTTTATCGTACATGTTGCCATAGATGGGTTCAGCAGACTGATTGTATTTTGTGCCTGTAGTAACAACAATAGATCCCAAACCGTTGTAACTTTGTTCCAACGTGCAATCAGTCAGTATGGAAGACCACTGAAAGTACGAACTGACAAAGGAGGAGAAAATGTACGTGTTTGGGAAGAGATGATTAATCATTCACCAGCAGGGGAGATGGCCGTCATCACTGGAAGTTCAGTTCACAACCAGAGAGTAGAGCGGTTTAATCGTGACTTAAATATTCATTGTGCTGATGTAATTAAGTCAGAGCTCTATGAATTAGAGCATCAAGGCCTCTTGGATCCTTCTAATGACACAGATTTATTTTGCTTACATTATGTCTATGTTCCAAGAATAAACCAACTTCTACAAGAGTTTGTCAATGCCCACAACCACCATTCTATTTCTACAGAGAATAACCAGACACCACTGCAGCTATTTAACAGTAATCAGCACCTGCTTCCTTTACACAGTGTTACACCACGAGACCTACAGTTGTTCAAGTACCCCCTATTTGCAACCCTCTAA